One window of Brassica napus cultivar Da-Ae unplaced genomic scaffold, Da-Ae ScsIHWf_270;HRSCAF=446, whole genome shotgun sequence genomic DNA carries:
- the LOC125601960 gene encoding ubiquitin-conjugating enzyme E2 variant 1D-like, with product MTLGSGGTSVVVPRNFRLLEELERGEKGIGDGTVSYGMDDGDDIYMRSWTGTIIAPHNTVHEGRIYQLKLFCDKDYPEKPPTVRFHSRINMTCVNHETGVVDPKKFGLLANWQREYTMEDILVQLKKEMTASHNRKLVQPPEGTSF from the exons ATGACCCTTGGCTCCGGAGGAACGAGTGTTGTTG taccgaggaatttccggcTGCTGGAGGAGCTTGAACGTGGGGAGAAAGGTATTGGAGATGGAACTGTGAGCTACGGAATGGATGATGGTGATGACATTTACATGCGCTCTTGGACTGGCACTATCATCGCTCCTCACAAC ACTGTTCATGAAGGTAGGATCTATCAGTTGAAGCTCTTTTGTGACAAAGATTACCCTGAGAAACCTCCCACTGTCCGGTTCCATTCACGTATCAACATGACTTGTGTCAACCATGAAACAGGAGTG GTGGATCCCAAGAAGTTCGGGCTTCTTGCGAACTGGCAAAGGGAGTACACAATGGAAGATATACTGGTACAGCTGAAGAAGGAAATGACTGCGTCGCATAACCGTAAGCTTGTTCAACCTCCAGAAGGCACTTCCTTCTAG